One Cupriavidus pauculus genomic window, GCAGCAGACGCTCCGACGTGGTGCCGGCGGTCGTCACGACGTTCTTGCCCTTCAGGTCGGCCCAGTCCTTGATGCCGCCATCCTTCTTCACCATGATGCGGGTGCCGATGATGAAGATGCTGTTCGTGAACGAAGCCTGCTTCTGACGCTCGAGGTTGTTCGTCGTCGAGCCGCACTCGATATCGATCGTGCCGTTCTGCAGCAGCGTGATACGGTTTTGCGACGTGATCGGGATTTCCTTGACCTGCAGGTTCGGCAGCTTCAGCTGTTCCTTGACGGCTTCCACGATCTTCGTGTTGATGTCATAGGAGTAACCGACCTGGCGCACGCCGCCCAGGTTGTAATTGAACGGAATGGACGAATCCCGCACGCCCAGCGTGATGACACCCGTTTCCTTGATCTTCTGCAGCGTGCCCGAAAGCGGCTCGGCGGCTTGTGCGGCGCCGCTCAGAATCCCTGCCGCGACCATGAGGCCAGCCAGCTTGGCAAAATTCATAACATCTCCTTGACCATGAAGAGAAAGGCGGCACTCTAGCAAAAAACGCCCCGCCAGCGAAATAGTATTGCTTAGCCGCTTATATCCGACAACGGGTTTTCCCCTAACTGGTGCAATTTCCGGCACGGTGTCTCGCCGCCGCGCCATATCGAGGCGAAATCGTTCAAACGGAAAAAAACGCAAAAAAACGCGGTCGCCGGCATGGACCGGCAACCGCGTTTCTCGCGTCGTCCTGGCGCGTCACGGTGAATATTGCATTGCAACACATCATCATGACGCGCATCCGTATCAGGGATACAGTCCGCGCATTTCGCGCGCCTGCAGGATTCGCGTGCACGCCACGATGAACGCGGCGGTGCGGAGCGTGACCTTGTTGTCCTGGGCCACCTGCCAGATCGCCCGGAAGGCTTCTTGCATGATTCGTACCAGGCGCTGGTTGATTTCCTCCTCGGTCCAGAAAAAGCTCGAGAAATCCTGCACCCATTCGAAATAGGACACCGTCACGCCGCCGGCGTTGGCGATGACGTCCGGCGCGACGAGGATATTGCGCTCGCGCAGCACGTCGTCGGCCTCGGGCGTGGTCGGGCCGTTGGCGCCCTCGATCACGAGGCGCGCCTTGATCTGCGACGCGCGTTTCGCGGTCAGCTGGCCTTCCAGCGCGGCCGGGATGAGGATGTCGCAATCGACTTCCCAGAACTGGTCGCCCGAGATCGCCTCGGCGCGGAAGCCCTCGATGGTGCCGCTATGCGAGGCGTACTCGATCATCGCGGGCACGTCGAGGCCGGCCGGGTTGAACAGCGTGGTGCGGTGGTCCTGCACGGCCACCACGATCGCGCCCGCTTCATGGAACAGCTTGGCGGCCACGGAACCCACGTTGCCGAAGCCCTGCACGGCCACGCGCGCGCCCTTGACGTCCATGCCGATGTTGCGCGCGGCCTCCGAGCCCACCACGAACACGCCGCGGCCGGTGGCCTCGCGGCGGCCCAGCGAGCCACCGAGCGAGATCGGCTTGCCCGTCACCACGCCCGTAGCCGTGCTGCCCTCGTTCATGGAGTAGGTGTCCATCATCCACGCCATGATCTGCTCGTTCGTGTTGACGTCCGGTGCCGGGATGTCCTTGTTCGGGCCGATGATGATGTTGATTTCGCTGGTGTAGCGGCGCGTGATGCGTTCCAGCTCACCCTGCGACAGCTTGCGCGGATCCACGCGGATACCGCCCTTGGCGCCGCCGTACGGCACATTGACGGCCGCGTTCTTGACCGACATCCACGCGGACAGCGCCATCACTTCCGACAGCGTGACGTCCTGGTGGAAACGCACGCCGCCCTTGCCCGGACCGCGCGAGGTGTTGTGCTGCACGCGATAGCCCTCGAAATGGGCGATCGTGCCGTTGTCCATCTCGATGGGCACATCGACGATCAGCGCGCGCTTGGGGCGCTTGAGCGTTTCCACCCAGCGCGCGAGCGAGCCCAGATAGGGCGTGACGCGGTCGACCTGCTTGAGGTAGATGCCCCAGGGGCCGAGCTCTTCGGCGTTGAGGTAGGACGGGAGGGGATGGGTAATGATCGAGGAGGGTTGCGACGGTGCTGCGGAAGACATGGCTGGTTTCCACGTTTGAAGGTGATGCACAGGATATCGGCGCCACCCTTTCACAATCCAATGCCGTTTGCTCATCCGCCCTGACAGGGTTATGCAAGACACGCATAACCTTTCCGACATGGTGCGACGCGCCTCAGCCCGGTGCAGTCTGCCCCGCCAGCGTGCTCCAGATCTGGTCGACGAGCTGGCGCTTGCGCCGACCCTGTCCGCCGCGCCGGTCGGCGCCGTTCTCGCCGGGCCGTTCGCGATAGAGGCGAATCTCCATGTCGATCGACTGCGGCAGCCCGCGTCCGCCCTCGGCGCGGACCAGCCGGCCCTGCTGCACGTCGTCGCGCACGGCGCTCTCGGGCAGGAACGCCATGCCGTGGCCGGCCAGCGCCATGACCTTGAGCGCTTCGGCCATATCGGTCTCGTAGCATTTGTCGAGCTTGAGCCCGTCCGCCGCGGCTTCCGCCAGCAGCATATCGACCATGCGGCCGAGAAACGCGTTGGGCGTGTAGCTGAGGAACGGCACCGGCTTCTTGTCGGTGCCCGGCAGCCGGAACAGCGGCCGGCCCGTGGCATCGGGGACGCTGTATGGCGACAGCCGCTCGGTGCCGAGCACGAGCATGTCGTAATGGGCGGGGTCGAGCTGGATGGCCTGGCGCGGATGGTGATAGACCATGACGAGGTCGCACCCGCCTTCCACGAGCGTGAGCACCGCGTCGTGGACATTGAGCGCGCGCAACCGGCACGGCAGCGTGCCGAGCTGGCGCTCGAGCGCCTTGAGCCATTCGGGGAAGAACGTCAGCGAGAGCGTGTGGGGCACCGCGAATTCGAGCACCTGCGCGTTGGCGGACCGCTGGCCGCGCATCAGCGCGCGCGTCTCGCTGACCTGCGCGAGCATCGCCAGCGCCTGCTCGTAGAACACCTTGCCGGCGGCGGTGAGGCTTGTCGGGTAACTCGACCGGTCGATCAGCTCGGTGCCGACCCACGCCTCGAGCGACTGGATACGGCGCGAGAACGCCGGCTGCGTGACATGGCGCAGTTCCGCCGAGCGCGAGAAGCTGTGCGTCTCCGCCAGGCTCACGAAGTCTTCAAGCCATTTGATTTCCATGGCCGCAATTATGCCGCGCCCATCGCGGAATGCGCAGGAGAACAAATTGCTACGAATCGACGTCCATGAAGAACAGGATTACAATTTCCGCGCAATCCGGACCCGATTACGCACGTTGCGACTCTGCCGGGCGGCCTATGATGGGCTATCCGCATGCCCAGCGCACGCCGTCCCCGAGCAAATGCAACCGGAGCCCGCCATGTCCCGTCTTTCCGCCATGCCTGCCACGCCCGCCCCCGGCCGCGCCGCCCCGCCGCCGCTGATGCCATTCGCGCAGACCATGGAGGACGCGCTCGCGCAAGGGGCGCGGCTCGTGGCGGACGGCATCGTCGCGAGCCTGCCCGATGCGGACACGCTGCTCGCGACGCTGCCGCCGGGCGCGCTCGACGGCAGCGCGGAAACCTACACCCGCCATCTGATCCATGCCGATCCGTTCGGCCGGTTCTCCGCGATGCTGCTGGTCTGGCGCCCCGGACAGGCGAGCCCCGTCCACGGCCATCGCGCATGGTGCGCGTATCGCGTGCTGCGCGGCACGATGACCGAGCATCATTACCGCTGGAACCCCGCCACGCGCCATGCCGCGCTGGCCAATACCGTGACGCGCGCGGCCGGCGATACGTTCAGCGTGCCGGCCGGGCTGCGCCATATCCATCGGCTCTCGAACACCGGCGACAATATCGCCGTCTCGCTGCACGTCTACGGCGTGGAGCCGCAGCACATCGCCACCGGCGTGAACCTGCTGGTGGATACCGTCCCCGCCTGAACCCCCGTTACCGTTACCCATGGATCGCTACGACCGCCAGATTCTCTCCCTGCTGCAGGAAGACGCCACGATGCCCGTCGCCGAGATCGGCGAGAAAGTCGGCCTGACTTCCACGCCTTGCTGGCGGCGCATCCAGAAACTCGAGGAAGCCGGGCTGATCCGCCGGCGCGTGGCGCTGCTCGATGCGGCCAGGCTCAATGTCGGCGTGACGGTGTTCGTCTCGATCCGCACGAACCAGCACAACGCCAAGTGGCTGAAGACGTTCCACGGGCTCGTGCAATCGATCCCAGAGGTCACCGAGTTCTATCGCATGGCGGGCGACACCGACTATCTGCTGCGCGTAGTGGTGCCCGATATCGCCGCGTACGACGCCGTGTACAAGAAACTGATCCAGGGCGCCGAGCTTTCCGACGTGAGCTCGCGCTTCGCGATGGAGCAGATCAAGTACACCACCGCGCTGCCGCTCGATTACGCCTGATCACGCGCGACTCAGGCATGCGCGACGCCCTCCGCGTCGTCGGTTTCGCCTTCGACGGCATTGCGTGCCTGGATGCGCCACATCTCGGCGTAACGCCCGTTGATGCGCATCAGTTCCCCATGCGTGCCGCGCTCGATGATCTGGCCATGGTCCATCACGAGGATCTGGTCCGCATGCACGACCGTGGACAGGCGGTGCGCGATCAGCAGGGTCGTGCGGTTCTGCGCCAGGCGCATGAGCTCGGCCTGAATCGCCTGCTCGGTGCGCGAGTCGAGCGCGGACGTCGCCTCGTCGAACACGAGGATCGGCGGATTCTTGAGCAGCGTGCGCGCGATGGCCACGCGCTGTTTCTCGCCGCCTGACAGCTTGAGCCCGCGCTCGCCGACCGGCGTGTCGTAACCCTGCGGCAGTTCGCGGATAAACGGATCGATCTGCGCCGCGCGCGCGGCCGCGATGACTTCGTCGTGCGAGGCCTCAGGACGGCCGTACGCGATGTTGTAGTAGATGCTGTCGTTGAACAGCACGGTGTCCTGCGGCACGATGCCGATCGCGCGGCGCAGCGTATCCTGCCGGATGCCGCGTATATCCTGCCCATCGATCTCGATGCCGCCGCCGCTGACGTCGTAGAACCGATAGAGCAGCCGCGCGAGCGTCGATTTGCCCGAGCCGCTGTGGCCGACCACGGCCGTGGTGGTGCCCGCGGCGATCGTGAAGTCCACGTCGTTCAGGATCACGCGGTCGGACTCGTAGCCGAAGCCGACATGGCGGAAGCGCACGGCGGCGCCGCGCACCTCCAGCGCCGGCGCGCCGGGCACGTCGGCCACCTCCTGATTGGTGCCGAGCAGCACGAACATGCGGTCCATATCGGTGGTGGCCTGCTTGATCTCGCGATAGATCACGCCAAGGAAATTCAGCGGGATATAGAGCTGGATCATCAACGTGTTGACGAGCACGAGGTCGCCGAGCGTGAGGCGCCCCGCCGCGACGCCCACCGTCGCGCGCCACAGGATCAGGATCAGCCCGATGGCGATGATCGTCTGCTGGCCGAAGTTCAGGAAAGACAGCGAGTTCTGCGAACGCACCGCCGCGGCGCGGTACTTGAGCAGGTTCTCGTCATAGCGGCGCGCCTCGTATTCCTCGTTGCCGAAATACTTCACCGTCTCGAAGTTGAGCAGCGAGTCGATCGCCTTCTGGCTCGCGCGCGAATCGAGTTCGTTCATGCGGCGGCGGAAATGCGTGCGCCACTCGGTCACGACGATCGTGAACACGATATAGCCGATCAGCGCGACGGCCGTGATGCCCGCGAACCAGATGTCGTAATGGAGCACGAGGAACCCGATCACGAGCGCCATTTCCACGAGCGTCGGCAGGATGCTGTAGAGCGAATACGAGATCAGCTGCTGGATGCCGCGCGTGCCGCGCTCGATGTCGCGGCTCATGCCCCCCGTCTGCCGCTCGAGGTGGAACCGTAACGACAGCGCGTGCAGATGGCGGAAGACCTGCAGCGCGATCTCGCGTACCGCGCTCTGCGTGACCTTGGCGAACAGGATTTCGCGCAGCTCCGTGAACAGCGTGCTGGACAGGCGCAGCACTCCATACGCGACGATCAGCCCGACGGGTACCACGAGCAGCGCGTGCGCATCGCCGGGGGCCACGTCCATGGTGTCGATCAGGCGCTTCATCAGCACAGGCACGCCGAGGTTCGCGACCTTCGCGAGCACGAGGCACGCCAGCGCGAAGATCACGCGCCATTTGTAGTGCCAGACGTAGGGCAGCAGGTTACGGACGGTCTGCCAGTCGCTGCGCGGCGCGCCCCGGCTGGAGAAAATCGAGTTCGAGGGTGCCGTGGCGGCACTTTCGTCGGTGCTGGGGGCTGTCGTGGAGGAACGGCGCATACGTTAGAATTCTGGCCAATGCCGCGATTGTCGCAGAGATCGCGATGGACGGCAGAGGCCGCCCCGGCCGACGCCGGTCCTGCCACCCGGATCGGCACCCTTGCCGTCATCCGAACCTTCATCGGTCCCTTCACCGATCCCTTCATCCGTATCTTCAACACCGCCTCATGACCCAGCTCGCTCCCCTGTCCACCCTCCCCGAAGGCAAGAACCCCGCCTTGCGCGTGGTCCCGATGCCCGCCGACGCCAACGTGCATGGCGATGTTTTCGGAGGCTGGATCATGGCGCAGGTCGATATCGCCGGGTCGATTCCGGCCGTGGAGCGCGCGCAGGGCCGCGTGGCCACCGTCGCGGTGAACTCGTTCCTGTTCAAGAACCCGGTATTTGTCGGCGACCTCGTGAGTTTCTATGCCGATATCGTGAAGACGGGCCGCACCTCGATCACGGTGTCCGTCGAGGTCTATGCGCAACGCATGCGCCACAGCAATGCGATCGTCAAGGTCACCGAAGCCACGCTCACCTATGTGGCGACCGACGAGAACCGGCTGCCGCGCGAATTGCCGGTATGAAAATGGGGGCTTGCGCCCCCATACCCTGCTTGCCTGTCCCCCGGCCTCCGTTACTGGAACTTCGAGAAATCCGGTTTGCGCTTCTCGAAGAACGCCGTAAAGGCCTCCTTCGCCTCCGGTGCCGCCAGCATGCGGGCAAACACGCCGGCCTCTTCGGCCATCTGGCGCTTCACCGCCGCGGCCTCGCCACCCTTCATCAGCCGCTTGGTCTCGCGCAGCGACGATGCCGGCAGCGCGGCGAGCTTGGCCGCCTGCCGCCGCACGTGCGCATCGAGTTCCGCCACGGGCAGCACCTTCGTCACGAGTCCGATCTCGAACGCTTCCTGCGCGCTGAACGGCTCGCCCAGCAACAGTTTCTCGGCGGCACGCTGATAACCGACCAGCCGCGGCAGCAGCAGGCTCGACGCCGCCTCCGGGCATAACCCCAGCTGCGTGAACGGCAGCGTGAGCTTGGCGGTATCCGAGGCATAGACGAGATCGCAGTGCAGCAGCAGCGTCGTGCCGATGCCGACCGCCGCCCCGCTT contains:
- a CDS encoding glutamate/aspartate ABC transporter substrate-binding protein, giving the protein MNFAKLAGLMVAAGILSGAAQAAEPLSGTLQKIKETGVITLGVRDSSIPFNYNLGGVRQVGYSYDINTKIVEAVKEQLKLPNLQVKEIPITSQNRITLLQNGTIDIECGSTTNNLERQKQASFTNSIFIIGTRIMVKKDGGIKDWADLKGKNVVTTAGTTSERLLRKMNDDQKLGMNIISTKDHGQSFLTLESGRAVAFMMDDALLYGERAKAKNPNDWIVVGKPQSRESYGCMIRKDDAPFKKLSDNVISGLMKDGTINTMYAKWFQQPVPPKGLNLDFPLSEDMKALFKNPNDKALD
- a CDS encoding Glu/Leu/Phe/Val family dehydrogenase → MSSAAPSQPSSIITHPLPSYLNAEELGPWGIYLKQVDRVTPYLGSLARWVETLKRPKRALIVDVPIEMDNGTIAHFEGYRVQHNTSRGPGKGGVRFHQDVTLSEVMALSAWMSVKNAAVNVPYGGAKGGIRVDPRKLSQGELERITRRYTSEINIIIGPNKDIPAPDVNTNEQIMAWMMDTYSMNEGSTATGVVTGKPISLGGSLGRREATGRGVFVVGSEAARNIGMDVKGARVAVQGFGNVGSVAAKLFHEAGAIVVAVQDHRTTLFNPAGLDVPAMIEYASHSGTIEGFRAEAISGDQFWEVDCDILIPAALEGQLTAKRASQIKARLVIEGANGPTTPEADDVLRERNILVAPDVIANAGGVTVSYFEWVQDFSSFFWTEEEINQRLVRIMQEAFRAIWQVAQDNKVTLRTAAFIVACTRILQAREMRGLYP
- a CDS encoding LysR substrate-binding domain-containing protein translates to MEIKWLEDFVSLAETHSFSRSAELRHVTQPAFSRRIQSLEAWVGTELIDRSSYPTSLTAAGKVFYEQALAMLAQVSETRALMRGQRSANAQVLEFAVPHTLSLTFFPEWLKALERQLGTLPCRLRALNVHDAVLTLVEGGCDLVMVYHHPRQAIQLDPAHYDMLVLGTERLSPYSVPDATGRPLFRLPGTDKKPVPFLSYTPNAFLGRMVDMLLAEAAADGLKLDKCYETDMAEALKVMALAGHGMAFLPESAVRDDVQQGRLVRAEGGRGLPQSIDMEIRLYRERPGENGADRRGGQGRRKRQLVDQIWSTLAGQTAPG
- a CDS encoding cysteine dioxygenase, with protein sequence MSRLSAMPATPAPGRAAPPPLMPFAQTMEDALAQGARLVADGIVASLPDADTLLATLPPGALDGSAETYTRHLIHADPFGRFSAMLLVWRPGQASPVHGHRAWCAYRVLRGTMTEHHYRWNPATRHAALANTVTRAAGDTFSVPAGLRHIHRLSNTGDNIAVSLHVYGVEPQHIATGVNLLVDTVPA
- a CDS encoding Lrp/AsnC family transcriptional regulator is translated as MDRYDRQILSLLQEDATMPVAEIGEKVGLTSTPCWRRIQKLEEAGLIRRRVALLDAARLNVGVTVFVSIRTNQHNAKWLKTFHGLVQSIPEVTEFYRMAGDTDYLLRVVVPDIAAYDAVYKKLIQGAELSDVSSRFAMEQIKYTTALPLDYA
- a CDS encoding ABCB family ABC transporter ATP-binding protein/permease, which gives rise to MRRSSTTAPSTDESAATAPSNSIFSSRGAPRSDWQTVRNLLPYVWHYKWRVIFALACLVLAKVANLGVPVLMKRLIDTMDVAPGDAHALLVVPVGLIVAYGVLRLSSTLFTELREILFAKVTQSAVREIALQVFRHLHALSLRFHLERQTGGMSRDIERGTRGIQQLISYSLYSILPTLVEMALVIGFLVLHYDIWFAGITAVALIGYIVFTIVVTEWRTHFRRRMNELDSRASQKAIDSLLNFETVKYFGNEEYEARRYDENLLKYRAAAVRSQNSLSFLNFGQQTIIAIGLILILWRATVGVAAGRLTLGDLVLVNTLMIQLYIPLNFLGVIYREIKQATTDMDRMFVLLGTNQEVADVPGAPALEVRGAAVRFRHVGFGYESDRVILNDVDFTIAAGTTTAVVGHSGSGKSTLARLLYRFYDVSGGGIEIDGQDIRGIRQDTLRRAIGIVPQDTVLFNDSIYYNIAYGRPEASHDEVIAAARAAQIDPFIRELPQGYDTPVGERGLKLSGGEKQRVAIARTLLKNPPILVFDEATSALDSRTEQAIQAELMRLAQNRTTLLIAHRLSTVVHADQILVMDHGQIIERGTHGELMRINGRYAEMWRIQARNAVEGETDDAEGVAHA
- a CDS encoding acyl-CoA thioesterase, producing the protein MTQLAPLSTLPEGKNPALRVVPMPADANVHGDVFGGWIMAQVDIAGSIPAVERAQGRVATVAVNSFLFKNPVFVGDLVSFYADIVKTGRTSITVSVEVYAQRMRHSNAIVKVTEATLTYVATDENRLPRELPV
- a CDS encoding enoyl-CoA hydratase, whose translation is MSIATRIDNGILTLTFDRLDRKNAITAAMYQTLADALRSAEADSAVRVIVIEGKPEIFTAGNDLEDFMKRPPTSGEGGAPAPVFQFLHAIAEAGKPVVASVSGAAVGIGTTLLLHCDLVYASDTAKLTLPFTQLGLCPEAASSLLLPRLVGYQRAAEKLLLGEPFSAQEAFEIGLVTKVLPVAELDAHVRRQAAKLAALPASSLRETKRLMKGGEAAAVKRQMAEEAGVFARMLAAPEAKEAFTAFFEKRKPDFSKFQ